Within Candidatus Thorarchaeota archaeon, the genomic segment TGTCAGCTTTTTGATCAGGTCTTGATGAAACTCACCTTGAACTCTGTAGAACTTCAGCGCCAGTGCTAAGGCCTTCTGAAAAGCCGTGTTATCTAAATCAAAACGTAATATGTGAAATATATCATACATGTCCTTGCCTTCTGTGCGATCATAAAGCGCTACTATTTTTCTAGCAAGCATGTCCTCTAGTGAGTAAACCGAGAAGATCGTGGGATAAGCGTCTACAAAAGGCGATTTTACCAGCACGTCCTCGCGGATGAGGAATGGTGGGTTACTTAGATAGATCTCTATCATCACTCTATCTCTGTTTCCGAGTTCGTTTACATAATGGCAATCGAAACGTAGCGTTCTATGCTGGATCCATGGCCCGCTCACATCGAAATCCCGTAAGCCTCTCATCTTTTCTTTAATAGTATCTATTTTATCTTTCAGAGCCTCTTCACTAAAATAATCTATATCAATATCTTCTGAAAACCTGTTCGCATCGATTTTTGAAAGGTATACTCTGTTGAGCGCAGTCCCCCCTTTCAGTATCATCTCTTCTCCGAAGATACTCCTTATCTGCATGAGTAAATACGATATTTTTTCTTCCTTTGATATGTAACTCAGTCCAAGGCCTGTCTTCATAGAAATGTACCTAAGCATCTCAAGATCCATGGTGCCACCTCAAGATTTTCTCACCAAGATTATCTAGGACTTTCCATTTCCCAGAGAATTTCCCTCTTGAT encodes:
- a CDS encoding nucleotidyl transferase AbiEii/AbiGii toxin family protein, translating into MDLEMLRYISMKTGLGLSYISKEEKISYLLMQIRSIFGEEMILKGGTALNRVYLSKIDANRFSEDIDIDYFSEEALKDKIDTIKEKMRGLRDFDVSGPWIQHRTLRFDCHYVNELGNRDRVMIEIYLSNPPFLIREDVLVKSPFVDAYPTIFSVYSLEDMLARKIVALYDRTEGKDMYDIFHILRFDLDNTAFQKALALALKFYRVQGEFHQDLIKKLTEIEIRAKYIGDSTNHFIPVRLRPNWKELISTLRTEITELFEM